Part of the Carcharodon carcharias isolate sCarCar2 chromosome 20, sCarCar2.pri, whole genome shotgun sequence genome is shown below.
GGGGATTTTAACCACTCTACTTGGTAAGTCAAAGATTGAGAAATGAAATGAACGATATCACCTTGCAGATATTATAAAGCAACATGAGCAGCAATGAGACGGCGGGTCTATATCGGAAAATGCGTGTCCGAGGCAGTTGGAAGGTATTGATTAATTTCTCTCGCCGCTGATAAAAGTGTATTTGGAGAATTCAGTCTCTTTGCTGTAGACGTTTGGTTCTCACCTTCAAAGAGAATATAAATGAAATAGAAATATTCCCATTGTTCACCCCATGCTCAATGGCCTACATTGGATCTCGGATAAGCAACCTCTTGATTTTTAAATGATCATTCTTGCTTCCAAGTGCCCCCATGCCCTCGCCTTTCAGTACCTCTGCAACCACCTCCAATCCTGCACTCATCCAAATCTGACCTCTTGAATTTTCCTGACTTAATCACTGTTATATCAGCGGCCACAGCCTGAACTCTAGAATTTCCTCGTTAGACATCAGtgcctcttttctctcccctAATTTAACGTATTTCTTGAAACCTCAATGAGCTTCTTAGGTGCTCCGTATCAAGTTATGTACGATTCTGTAACGCTGTAATGTGCCTTGGAACGATTTGTTGTTagtgttgttgctgttggtgttgctgctggtgttgctgttggtgttgctgttggtgttgctggtggtgttgctgttggtgttgctggtggtgttgctggtggtgttggtgttgttagtgTTGTTGGTGGTGTCGGTGGTGTTGGTGCTTTGGTGTTGTTGCTattggtgttgttggtgttgctgttggtgtcgttgttgttgttggtgttgctgttgttgttgttggtgttgctgttgttgttgttgttgctgttgctgttgtttgtCTGACCAATCCTGAATGGAAAAGATTCCGTGATGCTATGCTGAGGAGAAAATGGTCGTTCTTCTTGGGGCCTGACCAATGTCTATCACAGAACCAACACCACCACAAATAGGTTACCTGGTGCTTTTCCTATTGCCCTTATAAAGATATTTCTGCGCTCAACCTGTGAATTAAACATATATTATCTGGCCTATCAACCTAGCTAGATTGAAAATTAGATTGAAAGTTATAGAATTCCCTATCTCACCCTTTCCGTCTCTATCTTTCTTTGCTCCTTCAcgtaaatttttaaaacttacctcCTCTGACCAATTTTTGTTGATCTGAGATATTATCTCCTAATGTAGGTCAGTATGAAACTGTGGCTAATGATATTTCTGTGAAGCTTCTTGGCACGTTTTACTCTGTTAAAATATAAACTTAATAAACGCAAGTAGTACGTCTGGTAGTATTTGAATTATCGTTAAATTCAGCAGACAAAGGAGCCAAGCCTTGAGCTTGCAAACAAATGAAGGTGAACCTCCCTTTAGTCCTCTGTCACAATCCGGCATTGGAGCTTCAGTAAGTAAGTAGCAACTAAGTGGTATCTAGTACTGACATGCATACATAATAATATATCACGGAGAGAAACGTCATTGTGCTTTTGAATCTGCGATTTCAACACTTGGTGTCTGACAATTGGAAATGGAATACAGCCACAACGGCAGCCTGCGTTTATATAGCGCCTACAACTGGTGAGACGTCACAGGCATTTCACTGGAGCATAATCCGTCAAACGTTTGAATAGATCCAAAGAAGCAGGTATTGGGGTGGGCGACTAGAAGCtttgtcaaaaaggtaggtttagaaaagcatcttaaaggagaagacagGTGAtgtgagagatttagggaggaaaatCTAGAATTAGCACATAGCCGACTGAAGACACGGTTGCCGGTGAAATGGCGAAGGGAGTGAAACACGCTGCGCGGGTTAGAGCTGAAGGAATGCAGAATTCTTTAGAGTTGCATAGCTGGAGTCGTTTGTAGATATAGTGAAtggtgaggccatggagtgaCTAGAACACCGGGATGAGAATTGTAACATGAATTACTCTAATGAACTAGTGATGGATTGTTAGACCTAACAGTTATTTGAATATTTGGTCAGTGGCTCTTAATTATTCTCATGTATGCCTGAAGTTCTTGAAAGAAAGACACTGAATTATGCATCACATTGTTGACGAGAATGTACGGCCCCCATAGGCATGAGCTAAGGAACAGATTCCACCCCATCTGTGCTCGATGAGATCTAGCCTAGCAGTTCCAGTTCTACAGCAATGTACCGACATTGTGGAATGTTATCTAGGTATGTCCTATCTACAAATTGCAGACCAGATCCAGTCCAGCCAATTGATGTTGACAGTGTTCTCAAGAGTTACTCATTCACCAGTGGCCTGTTCACCCGTACTCAATTTGTGTTCCACTAGGAACACTCGCCTCCAGAGTTCATCACAGCTTTGGTCCAAGCATGGGCAAAAGTATCGACTTCTAAAGGTGAGGTGAGtttgactgtccttgatatcaagacaGTATTTCATCAAGTGTGACATCATGGAGTTCTGGCAGAACTGAAGACAAAATGAATCAGGGTGCCAGCTCTCCATTAGCCGGAGTCATATCTGGCATGAAGGAAGATTTGTGCGGTTGTTGAAAGCGAATAATCTCAGCCCCAGGAAATGGCTGTAGGAGTTCATCAGGGCAGTGTCCTTGACCCAAGGAGGTGGTcgtgtagtagtaatgtcactcgatcagtaatccagaagcccagcctaattctctggggacacggTTTCAAATCCTATCATGAcagttgatggaatttaaattcagttaatgagtccggaattgaaagctaatctcagtaatggtgacaatgaaacccataagcaattgttgtaaaaacccattgagttcactaatgcccttgccATGGttatctggtctggtctacatgtgactccagatccagagtaatgtggttgactcttaactgtcctctgaaatggcctagcgatgcccacatcccatcaaataaTAAATAAAAGCTGCTTAATCGATGACTTTTGatcattgcacaatgctcagtgccattgcaaatgaaaaagttagcctgtgcccacatgcagcaagacctggacaagttCAGGCTTGGGCATTTAAGTGGCAGAcgacattcaagccacacaagatGGCAGGCAATTGCCAGCAAGAGGTAGtcaaaccatctccccttggcattgAATGGCACTATCATCATCAAAGACCCCACCAATACATCTTGAGgatcatcattgaccagaaacttaattgagCCAGTCACTTAAATACAATAGCTACAAAAACGGACAGGTAATCCTCATTGagtgactcacttcctgacttcccaaagctggTCCACAGTTTACAAGGAATaaatcaggagtgtgctggaataccttccacttgccttgatgagctACACCATCCAACACGAATCAACTAGATTTAataacaccccatccaccactttaaatacTCACTCCCTCTATTACCAGTGTGCAGTAGCTGTAGTGTACACCAACCAGCAAATTGTCAAGGCTTCTTGGACAGCACGATCCAAGCCTTGgcatctaccatctagaagcacaaagGCAGTAGAcggataggaacaccaccaccagcagcctcccctccaaggcacacacccaTCCCGACTTGGAGTTAGATTGCGATTCCCtcatcgtcactgggtcaaatcctggaaccgCCACCTAACAGCTCTTTGTGCGTACCTTCACTACACGCACTGCAGTGGTCCGAGAAGGTGGCCCACCACCACCTGACAAGGACATTTTGGAATCAGCAATAAATACTGACGTCGCTAATGACGCCTACATCcattgaaggaatagtgataaAAATGAATATGCCAACACTACAGGAATCCTCGGAACCAAGGGCTCCAAACTTGTTTATGCGAGTTTAGAATATCTCTGAAAAATGAGGTTTGGTGAAATGAATGAAAATTGTGTAGGTATCAAAATTTTGTCAATGGCAGGCATTGTATATGTAAAGAGCTTTCTGAAACCTGATAAAGAAACAGCTGAGCTGAATATTTTTGTGATCTCGGGCATTGCCCAAAATCACCGAGGGGTGTAACCTCATATTTAAAGACACGTTTACTATTGTCAACATGAGCAGGCCATCAGAGCTGCTGCAATCGCGGCTCTGTTATGAAGGGCTACAACCTACTCCAAGTCTCCGGACAGTCATCCCTGTCGACAGAGCGCCCATAACGGAGCAACATGAGCTGGAGCAGGGCTGCCCGGCACTGTGTAGGCAGTTCGTATTTTGAAGCCGTTAATTTTGCTTAATCATCGCGATGTTGTGGAGTCCAAATCGAAATGAACAtggattgtttttttttctccctcctcaGGTGGAGATGTCACCTTGACAGATAAACCGAACATCCTGAAGCAAATAGAAAATAATGTCTCAATCAACGTGCCCCCTCCCTGCAGGCACCGTGTAAAGACCCGTCCCCTGATTTGGGGTGAAGAGCAGACTAACTTTCCTACTGGCTACGACTTCATCCTGGGTTCGGATATTGTATATAGCTCAGCTGCCTACCCGGCTCTAATCGAAACATTGCGCTATCTCGGCAGGCAAGGGGCCACAATTTACCTCTCTTCAGAAATACGAAACAAGAGTCGCTCCCCCTCTTTCCACGATGATTTTCTACCTCAGTATTTTAATTGCCAGATTGTTGACAGGGAAGACGACAAAGATATTATTCTGTACAAAATGACCAAAATTGATAAAAGTCCTAGGGATAGGCTTCTAACTGAAAACAATTGATCTCTTGGTGACTGAAACTAACATTGGGATTGAACGTACCTCTGTATGGCGGACGTTTTTTTTTCTAAAAGAAGAAATATtc
Proteins encoded:
- the LOC121292301 gene encoding EEF1A lysine methyltransferase 3-like, with protein sequence MTTIRRLEESSADAKNDGSTDSSIIILENTYEFCGYNLRISRFINANLGYSAYVWEAGIFLCRYFEKESINFIGKKVIELGSGTGIVGILTTLLGGDVTLTDKPNILKQIENNVSINVPPPCRHRVKTRPLIWGEEQTNFPTGYDFILGSDIVYSSAAYPALIETLRYLGRQGATIYLSSEIRNKSRSPSFHDDFLPQYFNCQIVDREDDKDIILYKMTKIDKSPRDRLLTENN